A single genomic interval of Cupriavidus necator harbors:
- a CDS encoding DUF3141 domain-containing protein, with translation MDAAKQLVHAREVGLKTGMVLQKRLKNAQEAFSGRVQQAVGEPGAGPINPMAGMDPMSSYAYAIDSMQRAILFWDTLRQRGNNFVENTMQGLKPVLHFGYETVLDARQFERPVNYALLKIIPPDGVTIDDSRRPYVIIDPRAGHGPGIGGFKDDSQVGVAMRAGHPVYFVIFFRDPEPGQTLLDVCEAEQQFIKRVRELHPHSAKPAIIGNCQGGWAAMMLGASDPGDTGPIVINGAPMSYWSGAWSEGEGDNPMRYSGGLLGGTWLASYTADLGNGKFDGAWLVQNFENLNPSNSLWDKYYNLYKKADTEPPRFLEFERWWGGYYLMNREEIEWITRNLFVGNKLWGGEVKNAGGKAFDLREIRSPIVLFASMGDNITPPQQAFNWVVDIYGSTEEIKARGQVIVGMMHRSVGHLGIFVSGKVAQKEHAQIVSVLKSIELLPPGLYGMVIHERKGSDGVDYEVQFEEHSLEEIASRLNRFERADEKPFETVANLSDFTQRAYELFAQPYVQAVSNEMTARVLREFHPLRMQNWLFSDLNPWMAWLKPAADAVRASRQTLEPDHPLRQQEQVGAEMLSAGLDAYRAVRDAMTEYTFFNVYANLFPFQPRSEPTARAGTPAATDPHDLPEVKAALAAVGQGGYAEAIARLACLLSRRGEPLPLSRLELRKELVTDYADLLPELEPDAWREIRGRQELITRYAPEQALATLPALLRYQADRQRLQALAEKLRVDERLLGARPTVEQTAMLERIRTALGAKPERVRGAAAPLTRAS, from the coding sequence ATGGATGCAGCAAAGCAACTGGTGCACGCGCGTGAAGTTGGCCTCAAGACCGGCATGGTGCTGCAAAAGCGCCTGAAGAATGCGCAGGAGGCCTTTAGTGGCCGCGTGCAGCAAGCCGTTGGGGAGCCGGGCGCCGGCCCGATCAACCCGATGGCCGGCATGGATCCGATGAGCAGCTATGCCTATGCCATCGACAGCATGCAGCGTGCCATCCTGTTCTGGGACACGCTCAGGCAACGGGGCAACAACTTTGTCGAAAACACCATGCAGGGGCTCAAGCCGGTCCTGCATTTTGGCTACGAGACCGTTCTGGATGCCCGCCAGTTCGAACGGCCCGTCAACTACGCGCTGTTGAAAATTATCCCGCCCGATGGCGTGACGATCGATGATAGCCGCCGCCCTTACGTCATCATCGATCCGCGTGCCGGCCATGGCCCGGGCATCGGCGGTTTCAAGGACGACTCGCAGGTCGGCGTGGCAATGCGTGCCGGCCATCCTGTGTATTTTGTCATCTTCTTCCGCGATCCCGAGCCGGGACAGACCCTGCTGGACGTGTGCGAGGCCGAGCAACAGTTCATCAAGAGAGTGCGTGAACTGCATCCACACAGCGCCAAGCCAGCCATCATCGGCAATTGCCAAGGCGGCTGGGCTGCGATGATGCTCGGCGCCTCGGACCCGGGCGACACCGGGCCGATCGTGATCAACGGCGCGCCGATGTCGTACTGGAGCGGTGCCTGGAGCGAGGGCGAAGGCGACAACCCGATGCGCTATTCCGGCGGGCTCCTGGGCGGCACGTGGTTGGCGTCGTATACGGCGGATCTCGGCAACGGCAAGTTTGACGGCGCCTGGTTGGTACAAAATTTCGAAAACCTGAATCCGTCCAACAGTCTCTGGGACAAGTACTACAACCTGTACAAGAAGGCCGATACCGAGCCGCCGCGCTTTCTTGAGTTCGAACGCTGGTGGGGTGGCTACTACCTGATGAACCGCGAGGAGATCGAATGGATCACGCGCAACCTGTTCGTCGGCAACAAGCTGTGGGGTGGTGAAGTCAAGAACGCCGGCGGCAAGGCGTTCGATCTGCGCGAGATCCGCTCGCCCATCGTTTTGTTTGCCTCGATGGGCGACAACATCACGCCGCCGCAGCAGGCATTCAACTGGGTGGTGGACATCTACGGCAGTACCGAGGAGATCAAGGCTCGCGGCCAGGTCATTGTCGGCATGATGCACCGGAGCGTCGGCCATCTCGGCATCTTCGTCTCCGGCAAGGTCGCGCAGAAGGAGCACGCACAGATCGTCTCGGTGCTCAAGAGCATCGAACTGCTGCCGCCTGGGCTCTACGGCATGGTCATCCATGAGCGCAAGGGTAGCGATGGCGTGGACTATGAGGTCCAGTTCGAGGAGCACTCGCTCGAGGAAATCGCCAGCAGGCTTAACCGCTTTGAGCGCGCCGACGAGAAGCCGTTCGAGACGGTCGCCAACCTGTCGGACTTCACGCAGCGCGCCTACGAGCTGTTTGCGCAGCCTTACGTCCAGGCGGTGTCCAATGAGATGACAGCACGGGTGCTGCGCGAATTCCATCCGCTACGCATGCAGAACTGGCTGTTCTCGGACCTGAATCCGTGGATGGCATGGTTGAAGCCCGCCGCCGACGCGGTCCGGGCCAGCCGGCAAACGTTGGAACCGGATCATCCGCTGCGGCAGCAAGAGCAGGTGGGCGCGGAAATGCTCAGCGCCGGTTTGGACGCATACCGGGCCGTGCGCGATGCGATGACCGAATACACCTTTTTCAACGTGTACGCCAACCTGTTCCCGTTCCAGCCAAGGAGCGAGCCTACCGCCCGCGCGGGTACCCCGGCGGCGACCGACCCGCATGACCTGCCGGAAGTCAAAGCGGCGCTGGCCGCGGTCGGGCAAGGCGGATACGCCGAGGCCATTGCCCGGCTGGCCTGCCTGCTGAGCCGCAGGGGTGAGCCCCTGCCGCTGTCCAGGCTGGAGCTGCGCAAGGAGCTGGTCACGGACTACGCCGATCTGCTGCCGGAACTTGAGCCGGACGCCTGGCGCGAGATCCGCGGCAGGCAGGAGCTGATCACGCGGTACGCGCCCGAACAGGCGCTCGCGACGCTGCCGGCCTTGCTCAGGTATCAGGCCGACCGCCAGCGGCTGCAGGCGCTGGCGGAGAAGCTGCGTGTCGATGAGCGCCTGCTTGGCGCCAGGCCCACTGTCGAGCAGACGGCAATGCTGGAGCGGATCCGCACGGCGCTCGGCGCCAAGCCGGAACGCGTCCGCGGCGCGGCCGCGCCGCTCACCCGCGCGTCCTAG
- a CDS encoding amino acid ABC transporter substrate-binding protein: protein MPAFTLPALSARLLRARRSLAAVALAAMSAAALTPALASTQSPVLDKIRESGTIVLGYRESALPFSFADDKGQPAGYAVDLCLRAAEAARQQLGLKDLKVRWMPLTPQNRIPAVVNGLVDLDCAPNTNSLERQKQVAFSVSHYVSTVRMLVRADSGIRSFGDLRGKTVVTSAGSTGDRHVRRMKAQYGYHDVYAKDHGESFLLLESGRAQAFVMDDVLLAGLRARAKDPSQYVIVGPALSVEQNALMLSKADPEWKRLVDQALANTFAGPEVTALQKRWFQQPIGSRGINLALAPSGEVRAAWKHPSDAVTE from the coding sequence ATGCCTGCCTTCACCCTGCCCGCCCTGTCCGCCCGACTCCTCCGCGCCCGCCGCTCGCTGGCCGCCGTCGCCCTCGCCGCCATGTCCGCGGCCGCGCTGACGCCGGCACTGGCCAGCACCCAGAGCCCTGTGCTCGACAAGATCCGCGAATCCGGCACCATCGTGCTCGGTTACCGCGAGTCGGCGCTGCCATTCTCGTTTGCCGATGACAAGGGCCAGCCGGCCGGCTATGCGGTCGACCTTTGCCTGCGCGCCGCCGAAGCAGCACGCCAGCAACTGGGCCTGAAAGACCTGAAGGTGCGCTGGATGCCGCTCACGCCGCAGAACCGCATTCCCGCCGTGGTCAACGGGCTGGTCGATCTGGACTGCGCGCCCAACACCAATTCGCTTGAGCGCCAGAAGCAGGTTGCGTTCAGCGTCTCGCACTATGTGTCGACCGTGCGCATGCTGGTGCGCGCCGACTCCGGCATCCGCTCGTTCGGCGACCTGCGCGGCAAGACCGTGGTCACCAGCGCCGGATCGACCGGCGACCGCCACGTGCGCCGCATGAAGGCCCAGTACGGCTACCACGACGTCTACGCCAAGGACCATGGCGAATCGTTCCTGCTGCTCGAATCCGGCCGTGCCCAGGCCTTCGTCATGGACGATGTGCTGCTGGCTGGCCTGCGCGCCCGCGCCAAGGACCCGTCGCAATACGTGATCGTGGGCCCGGCGCTGTCGGTGGAGCAGAATGCGCTGATGCTGTCCAAGGCCGATCCGGAATGGAAGCGCCTGGTCGACCAGGCGCTGGCCAACACCTTTGCCGGCCCGGAGGTCACGGCGCTGCAGAAGCGCTGGTTCCAGCAGCCCATCGGCAGCCGCGGCATCAACCTGGCGCTGGCGCCGTCCGGCGAGGTGCGCGCGGCCTGGAAGCACCCGTCGGACGCGGTCACGGAGTAA